The genomic DNA GCGGCCCTGCCCGGGAAGTTTCCCAGCCAGTTTCCCACCGACGGCGCCCTCTACCTCTCCTGGTTCAGGAAGATGCGGGAGTGCGGGTTCACGGCGGTGCGCCTCTACACGATCTTTCCGCCCGTATTCTACACCACCCTCGCCTCCTTCAACCGCTCCCGCCCCGACCCGCTCTACCTGATCCACGGCGTCTGGGTCGAGCCCCCCGAGGGGGACGACTTCTCGGACCAGAGCTTCACCGGCTCCTTCCGGGCCGAGATACGGCGCGTCGTGGACCTTCTCCACGGGGCCCTGGACCTGCCGAAGCGTCCCGGACACGCCTCCGGCTCCTACACCGCCGACGTGTCACCCTGGTGGATCGCGACGATCCTGGGCCGGGAGTGGGAGCCCTTCACGGTGACGAACTACCGCGAGCGGAACCCGGGCACGTCGAACTTCAGGGGGCGCTTTTTAACCGGGAAGGGCGTAGACGCCATGGAGCGCTGGCTCGCCGAGCAGGCGGAGTACGCCGTCGCCTACGAGACGGACCTCTGGAACGCCCAGCGCCCCATCGCCTGGACGAACTGGCCGACCCTTGACCCGCTCCACCATCCCACGGAGTCGACGAAAGCCGAAGAGGAGCGGTGGCGGGTGCGCCTCGGCCTCCCACCCGAGCCGGGCGGCGTCAGGGAGTACGACAACGACGCGGCGGGAATCGACCTGGAAAAGTTCGCCGCCACGGAGGAAAACCGGGGCGGCCTCTTCGCATCCTACCACGCCTACCCCTACTACCCGGACTTTGTGATCTACGACCCGGGATACAATGCTGCAGAAGGCCCCGGGGGCCGGAACCCGTACCTGGGGTACCTCCGGGACCTTGCCCGCCACCACGAAAAGCACCCCCTCTTCATCGCCGAGTTCGGCGTGCCCACCTCGCGGGAAATCGCCCACTCCCAGCCCCAGGGCTGGACCCACGGCGGCCACGGCGAAAGGGAGCAGGGGGAGATCAACGCCCGCCTCTTCCGCTCCATCTATGAATCGGGCGCTACGGGAGGCGCGCTCTTTGCCTGGATCGACGAGTGGTTCAAGCACAACTGGCTCGTCATCGAATACCACCTCCCCATGGAGCGCAACCGCCTCTGGCACGACCGGCAGGACGCCGAGCAGAACTACGGCCTCATCGCCTACCGGGCGGGGAAAGGGGGCCCCTCCGTCGTCATAGACGGCAGGGACGGCGAGTGGGACGGGAAGGACCCCCTCCTGTCGGCAGAAAACGGGGCGGGCGGCGTCATCAGGTCCCTAACGGTTACCTCGGACGAGACGGACCTCTTCCTCCTCCTCCGGGTGGCGCCGGGGACGAAGGCGGGCTTCGCCGTCATGATCGACGTGATCGATGCCGCGCTTGGATCGATCAACTTCGCCGGGGGCCTGGACCTTGAAAGCAGCGTCGGATTCGAGGCGGCCCTGCTCTTCGACGGGGAGCGGGCGCGTATCGTCCTGGATAGCTCCTTCGACCGGCTCACGAACCGCTACAAAAACCCGATCCGGCCNNNNNNNNNNNNNNNNNNNNNNNNNNNNNNNNNNNNNNNNNNNNNNNNNNNNNNNNNNNNNNNNNNNNNNACCGCAGCGACCCGGGCTTCGACGACCGGGGGGAGTGGTATTTCGACGGGGAAACGGGGACGGCGGAGTTCCGGGTGCCCTGGGGAATCGTCAACGTAACAGACCCCTCCTCACGGTCCGTTCTGTTCGAGGGGAAGGATTCTCCCCGCGGCTTCAGGGAAACGGGGGGCCTGCGCTTTGCCGTCGCGGCCTTTGAGCCGGCAGGTGGCAGTGAGATCCGCGCCCGGAGGGGAAAATCTCTGGACGTGCTTCCCCGCCCCGGGCCGGGAGGGACCGTGACGGACCTACCGATCTACGCCTGGAAAAGGTGGGAGGCACCCGCTTACCACTCCTTCCCCAAGCGCTCCTTTTTCATCCTCAAAGAGGCGCTCGGGGAGCTTCCCGACGAGCCGAAGGGGCGGTAGGCACGAGACCGGGGGGTGAAAAAAAGCCCGTGCGGGCAAATTGTTGTTTCAATCGGAATGAACTTCATCTATGGTAGTTCAGAAAAGGGAACAAAAGAGGGACGGGAAGGTGAGCGGCATGGCGAGAAGGATCCTGGCGGGTGTCGTAGCGGCGCTGTTCGCGGCGACCCTTTCCTTTGCGGGCGACGTGGAATCGATATCCGAGGCCATCGCGAAAAGCGATGACAGGGCGGAGCAGGCCCGGCTATATAAAAAGCTGGGCGATCGCTTCGCTTCCGGGGAAGACTACACATCTGCCGCCGACGCCTACCTGGAAGCGCTCACGCGCGGCCGGGAACTCTTCACCCCGGCGGAGAGGGTGAAGATCGCCGTCTACATATCCTGGGCCGACCGGCTCCAGGAGGCGATACACGAGCTCGAGCTCGTTCTTTCGGAGGACGCGGAGAACCGGGAGGCACGGATCACCCTCGCCCGGGTCCTTTCCTGGGCGGGAAGAAACGACGAGGCCATCGAGGAGGCGGACGCNNCAGTTCGATTCCCGGCTGGGGCTCACCTACGCCTTCCTGGAGGACGGCTACATAGAGGAGGCCAGAAAGAGCGCACAGCTCCTCGAGCCGAGGTACGGCTACCAGGAGCGGGCCCTGAAGAAGCTGAACATCACGCTGAGCAGGGAGTCGCGGCCGAACCTGGCCGCGCAGTACAGCTACTACAACGACACCGACGACAACGAGGTCCATCGGTTCGGGCTCTCCCAGAACTACTGGGCGGGCCGGTGGAAGTCGTCGGTCCACTTCCGGCACACCACCGCCGAGGATCCGATCAGAAAGAACAGGGCTAACGAGGTGTGGGCCAGGTCCTACGGGAAGGCCAGCGACCACTTCAGCGCCGGTGGGGGCCTGGGGCTCTCCCAGTTCGTCAACGGCAAGAAGAGGGAGATCATAACGGGGCACGTGAAGGGGGACGTGCGCTTTTGGAAGGGGAAATTCGGGGCGAGCCTGGCACAGGACATATTCAGCGACACGGCGGAGCTGATCGAAAACCGGCTCTACTACTCCGACGCCGGGG from Deltaproteobacteria bacterium includes the following:
- a CDS encoding tetratricopeptide repeat protein; translated protein: MVVQKREQKRDGKVSGMARRILAGVVAALFAATLSFAGDVESISEAIAKSDDRAEQARLYKKLGDRFASGEDYTSAADAYLEALTRGRELFTPAERVKIAVYISWADRLQEAIHELELVLSEDAENREARITLARVLSWAGRNDEAIEEADAXVRFPAGAHLRLPGGRLHRGGQKERTAPRAEVRLPGAGPEEAEHHAEQGVAAEPGRAVQLLQRHRRQRGPSVRALPELLGGPVEVVGPLPAHHRRGSDQKEQG